Proteins from a genomic interval of Geminocystis sp. M7585_C2015_104:
- the rfbB gene encoding dTDP-glucose 4,6-dehydratase, whose product MDRGRKNLLITGGAGFIGSNFANYWYKKYPEDRIVVLDALTYAGNLNNLSPILNDSRVVFVKGNICDAPLVSKILQQYQIEIIAHFAAESHVDRSILAPETFIQTNVVGTFTLLDSFRHYWEKEGKPPHFRFIHVSTDEVYGSLGPGDPPFTENTPYAPNSPYSASKAGSDHLVRAYYKTYQLPTIITNCSNNYGPYHFPEKLIPLVCINILLGKPLPVYGDGENIRDWLYVEDHCRALELVIHKGKPGDRYNIGGGNEVRNIDLVRLICRIMDEIAPNLPVKPSEKLITFVKDRPGHDFRYATDSSKIQRELGWLPLESLESGLKATLQWYIDNPQWWQPLLSEEYQEYYRRVYQTV is encoded by the coding sequence ATGGATAGGGGGAGAAAAAACCTGTTAATAACTGGAGGCGCGGGTTTTATAGGTTCTAATTTTGCTAACTACTGGTATAAAAAATACCCAGAGGATAGAATAGTAGTTTTAGACGCCCTAACCTATGCCGGCAACCTCAACAACCTCTCCCCCATTCTAAACGACTCCCGTGTTGTCTTTGTCAAGGGGAATATCTGTGATGCTCCTCTGGTCTCTAAAATTCTACAACAGTACCAGATAGAGATAATAGCCCACTTTGCCGCAGAATCCCATGTGGATAGGTCCATTTTAGCACCAGAGACCTTCATCCAAACCAATGTGGTGGGTACATTTACCCTCCTAGACAGTTTCCGCCACTACTGGGAGAAAGAAGGCAAACCCCCCCATTTTCGCTTTATCCACGTCTCTACAGATGAAGTATATGGTAGTTTAGGACCGGGAGATCCCCCTTTTACAGAAAACACACCCTACGCGCCAAATAGCCCATATTCGGCGTCGAAGGCAGGCAGTGACCATTTAGTGCGGGCTTACTACAAGACTTATCAATTACCCACCATTATAACTAACTGTTCCAACAATTATGGTCCTTATCACTTTCCGGAAAAACTAATCCCCCTGGTGTGTATTAACATCCTATTAGGGAAACCCTTGCCGGTATATGGAGACGGGGAGAATATCAGAGACTGGCTGTATGTGGAAGATCATTGTAGGGCATTGGAGCTAGTAATTCATAAAGGCAAACCGGGGGATAGATACAACATTGGCGGAGGTAACGAGGTGAGGAATATAGACTTGGTAAGGCTAATATGCAGGATTATGGACGAAATTGCCCCCAATTTACCCGTCAAGCCGTCAGAAAAACTGATTACCTTCGTCAAGGATAGGCCAGGACATGATTTCCGTTATGCAACGGACAGCAGTAAAATACAAAGGGAATTGGGGTGGCTACCATTGGAAAGTTTAGAATCAGGATTGAAGGCTACCCTCCAATGGTATATAGACAA